The proteins below come from a single Stomoxys calcitrans chromosome 1, idStoCalc2.1, whole genome shotgun sequence genomic window:
- the LOC106096200 gene encoding organic solute transporter alpha-like protein, with protein sequence MTDSVNNSNQTEDDRLLMIYTHPTLWEYYTNLTPFVILSMFVGSLIVVLNVSIFCSTVSKIRRRCDPSVQLASIVLCSLYPVICCAALVTIYLPKGWLVCHTVMHLSFTVGAVMLRQLCFRYVGSEQNYVKESDGVAVSINTPPCCCCCVCLPGLVPSKAKFSLLSCMVWQMPIVQGCIMLVLNLIYYMQKELYESVSLYFIPFLVCSILIGIWALNIAVRMVNATHSEYGLMRKMFCLQLILLLCKLQYMLLNSQLDNIPLGGFYPINHTIYKQTIINVLILVEMVLVSLLAQNAYKGPV encoded by the exons ATGACAGATTCCGTAAATAATAGCAACCAAACGGAAGATGATCGCCTGCTGATGATCTATACACATCCCACCTTGTGGGAATACTATACGA ATCTTACACCATTTGTAATACTTTCGATGTTTGTGGGCTCCCTGATAGTGGTGCTGAACGTATCCATTTTCTGTTCCACAGTCTCGAAAATACGTAGACGCTGTGATCCCAGCGTTCAACTTGCCTCCATTGTATTGTGCTCACTGTATCCCGTAATCTGCTGTGCTGCACTTGTGACAATCTACTTGCCCAAAGGATGGCTGGTGTGCCACACCGTTATGCACTTAAGCTTCACCGTAGGTGCAGTCATGTTACGTCAATTGTGTTTCCGCTATGTGGGCTCCGAGCAGAACTATGTTAAGGAGAGTGACGGTGTGGCAGTATCCATAAACACTccgccttgttgttgttgctgtgtgtGCTTGCCAGGTCTGGTACCGTCCAAGGCCAAGTTTTCCCTGCTGAGCTGCATGGTGTGGCAGATGCCCATTGTGCAAGGCTGCATTATGCTGGTCCTAAATCTCATCTACTACATGCAAAAG GAGCTGTACGAAAGCGTCTCCCTTTACTTCATACCCTTCCTAGTGTGCTCCATACTGATTGGCATCTGGGCCCTGAACATAGCAGTGCGTATGGTGAATGCCACTCACTCCGAATATGGCCTGATG AGGAAAATGTTTTGTCTGCAGCTAATCCTGCTGCTGTGTAAGCTGCAGTATATGCTGCTGAACTCTCAATTGGATAACATCCCCTTGGGTGGCTTTTATCCAATCAACCACACCATATACAAACAGA CCATAATCAACGTTCTGATACTGGTGGAAATGGTGTTGGTATCGCTACTGGCTCAAAACGCCTACAAAGGGCCAGTTTAA